One genomic region from Bacillus aquiflavi encodes:
- the tnpB gene encoding IS66 family insertion sequence element accessory protein TnpB (TnpB, as the term is used for proteins encoded by IS66 family insertion elements, is considered an accessory protein, since TnpC, encoded by a neighboring gene, is a DDE family transposase.), protein MRKGIDGLAALIQDSFELDPYSDSIFLFAGWKKDRYKCLYFDGDGFAMLYKRLDSGKLQWPRNEQEVKNLTQQELRWLLEGLSIQQPKAIQPSLKGSF, encoded by the coding sequence ATGCGCAAAGGAATCGACGGCTTGGCTGCGCTGATCCAAGACTCTTTCGAGCTAGATCCGTACAGCGATTCCATCTTTCTGTTTGCCGGCTGGAAAAAGGACCGGTATAAATGTTTGTATTTTGACGGAGATGGCTTCGCCATGTTGTATAAACGTCTTGACAGTGGAAAGCTACAATGGCCAAGAAACGAGCAGGAAGTAAAGAACTTAACCCAGCAAGAGCTTCGCTGGTTGCTCGAAGGGTTGTCCATTCAACAGCCAAAGGCGATTCAGCCTTCGCTAAAAGGCTCGTTTTAA
- a CDS encoding IS3 family transposase (programmed frameshift) produces the protein MSRQTFDEDFKRSTVQMMIEQNKSVAQTARDLDISPNTIHNWKKKYGEEFIEASFPNMTEAQQLKAMQKRLRDLEEENAILKKANALLRERPSVIFSFIYENRFIFRVEKMCKVMKVSRSGYHKWVDRPESEKAKRHKTLVKHVHKSYLESRGFYGSPKIAKDLERKGVPVCQKTVARIMKEENLRSKTVKKYKATTNSKHSLPVYENKLNQEFKVDAPNKVWVADITYIPTSEGWLYLASVMDLFSRKIVGWSVDKTMTKELVINALDRAYNRQKPPLGSVLHHSDRGSQYCSKDYQKKLTKYEMDISMSRKGNCYDNACIESFHSVLKKELIYLTKYKTREQAKKEIYEYIEIFYNSKRIHSANGYLSPSEYERMYLSKAAS, from the exons ATGAGCAGACAAACATTTGATGAAGATTTTAAAAGAAGTACAGTCCAAATGATGATTGAACAAAACAAGTCGGTTGCCCAGACGGCTAGGGATCTGGATATTAGTCCAAATACCATTCACAATTGGAAAAAGAAATATGGTGAAGAGTTTATTGAAGCTTCTTTTCCAAACATGACAGAAGCTCAACAATTAAAAGCAATGCAAAAACGGCTACGTGATCTTGAGGAGGAGAATGCAATCTTAAAAAAGGCTA ATGCACTTCTTCGTGAAAGACCATCGGTAATTTTCTCATTCATCTATGAGAATCGCTTCATTTTCCGTGTGGAGAAGATGTGCAAGGTCATGAAGGTTTCCCGAAGCGGCTATCATAAATGGGTGGATCGCCCTGAAAGTGAAAAAGCAAAACGCCATAAAACTTTAGTTAAGCACGTTCATAAATCATATTTAGAATCCAGGGGATTTTATGGAAGTCCAAAGATTGCAAAAGACCTTGAAAGAAAAGGAGTGCCTGTCTGCCAAAAAACAGTAGCTCGTATCATGAAAGAAGAGAATCTCCGGTCAAAGACAGTTAAAAAATATAAAGCGACTACCAATTCAAAGCATTCTCTTCCAGTCTACGAGAATAAGCTTAATCAAGAATTTAAAGTAGATGCACCGAATAAAGTATGGGTCGCTGATATCACTTATATTCCAACTTCAGAAGGCTGGCTCTATTTAGCAAGCGTAATGGATTTATTTTCTCGCAAAATTGTTGGCTGGTCCGTGGATAAGACAATGACAAAAGAGTTGGTGATTAACGCTCTGGATCGGGCATATAACCGCCAGAAGCCACCCCTTGGCTCTGTTCTTCATCATTCAGATCGCGGCAGCCAATATTGTTCAAAAGATTATCAAAAGAAATTGACTAAGTATGAGATGGATATAAGCATGAGCAGAAAGGGAAACTGTTATGATAATGCCTGCATTGAATCCTTTCATAGTGTGCTAAAGAAAGAACTTATCTATCTAACTAAATATAAGACGAGAGAACAGGCCAAAAAAGAAATCTATGAATATATCGAAATATTCTATAATTCAAAAAGAATTCATTCGGCCAATGGATACCTTTCGCCGTCCGAATACGAACGTATGTACCTTAGTAAAGCTGCAAGTTAA
- a CDS encoding NAD(P)-dependent oxidoreductase, which produces MLTPKNTVVGFIGTGVMGKSMAAHLLAAGYPLVIYTRTKEKANELIKRGAKWVSSPKEIAQKANVVITMVGFPYDVEEVYLGENGLIPNGQAGSYFIDMTTSTPSLATNIFNEGKKKGIHTLDAPVSGGDIGAKEAKLVIMVGGEEADFKTVTPLLATLGTNIVYQGKAGAGQHTKMCNQIAIASNMIGICEAIVYAEKAGLDPETFLKSISTGAAGSWSLSNLAPRIINGDFAPGFYIKHFIKDMKIAIDEAEKLGIELPGLSVAKSLYEQLADNGEENSGTQALYKYWA; this is translated from the coding sequence TTGTTAACACCAAAAAATACAGTAGTTGGATTTATTGGGACAGGTGTTATGGGAAAAAGTATGGCGGCGCACCTTTTAGCAGCCGGTTATCCACTCGTCATTTATACGAGAACGAAAGAGAAGGCAAATGAGCTAATTAAAAGGGGAGCAAAATGGGTTTCATCGCCAAAGGAAATTGCCCAAAAAGCGAATGTTGTCATTACGATGGTAGGCTTTCCTTATGATGTTGAGGAAGTTTATTTAGGGGAAAATGGTTTGATTCCTAATGGACAAGCCGGGAGTTATTTTATTGATATGACGACTTCAACTCCTTCGTTAGCGACAAACATTTTTAATGAAGGAAAGAAAAAAGGAATACATACGTTAGATGCTCCAGTTTCTGGAGGAGATATTGGAGCTAAAGAGGCAAAGCTAGTGATTATGGTTGGAGGAGAGGAAGCTGATTTTAAGACGGTTACTCCATTGTTGGCCACTCTTGGAACGAATATTGTTTATCAAGGAAAAGCGGGGGCAGGCCAGCATACGAAAATGTGTAATCAAATTGCGATTGCCTCTAATATGATAGGAATATGCGAAGCAATTGTTTATGCTGAAAAAGCGGGACTTGATCCCGAAACATTTTTAAAAAGCATTTCCACAGGAGCAGCTGGAAGCTGGTCACTTTCAAACTTAGCACCCCGTATCATAAATGGGGATTTTGCTCCAGGTTTTTATATTAAGCATTTTATAAAAGATATGAAAATTGCCATTGACGAAGCAGAAAAATTGGGAATTGAGCTTCCTGGTTTATCAGTTGCAAAATCATTATATGAGCAATTGGCTGATAATGGAGAGGAAAATAGCGGAACACAAGCTCTTTATAAGTATTGGGCATAA
- a CDS encoding RDD family protein: MDVSLEKQTNNISNYGGFWSRFGAYMIDSIILSIPIGMINLTIFIFSLDSTGILDEFFYYERYLTTAEQEIIFFAMWKGILFCAIISILITWLYYAVSHSSKWQATIGKKIVGLKVTDLNGDRISFWRATGRCFSKLFLSGFLLIGYMIAAMTDKKQALHDLIARTIVLQN, encoded by the coding sequence ATGGATGTAAGTTTAGAGAAGCAAACAAACAATATTTCAAATTACGGGGGTTTTTGGAGCCGGTTTGGCGCATATATGATTGATTCAATTATACTATCAATCCCGATTGGCATGATTAATTTGACTATTTTTATATTTTCTCTCGATTCTACTGGTATATTAGATGAATTTTTTTATTATGAAAGGTATTTAACTACTGCTGAGCAGGAAATAATTTTTTTTGCGATGTGGAAGGGGATTTTATTTTGTGCTATCATTTCGATTCTTATTACGTGGCTTTATTATGCGGTAAGTCACTCTTCAAAATGGCAAGCAACGATAGGGAAGAAAATAGTTGGATTAAAGGTGACGGATTTAAATGGCGATAGAATCTCCTTCTGGAGGGCAACAGGAAGATGTTTCAGTAAATTGTTTTTATCTGGTTTTTTATTAATCGGCTATATGATCGCTGCAATGACAGATAAAAAACAGGCCCTTCACGATCTTATTGCTAGGACAATTGTTTTACAAAATTAA
- a CDS encoding YkyB family protein has translation MSHDKYESPLRSTVENLAQAIFTVNRHAKTAPNPKYLYRLKHEALKKLLKEGKAKKIGLHFSKNPKFSQQQSDVLVECGKYSFHIPPSKQDFQTLPHLGKLNHLVRNPKTRLSLNEAKKMLELYTCLKEDKHHHTKNKHRQPQKPVFKRLGESYF, from the coding sequence TTGAGTCACGACAAATATGAATCTCCACTTCGATCAACAGTGGAAAACCTCGCACAGGCCATCTTCACCGTGAATCGTCACGCTAAAACCGCTCCAAACCCTAAATACTTATATAGACTAAAACATGAAGCACTAAAAAAATTATTAAAAGAAGGAAAAGCAAAAAAAATTGGCCTCCACTTTTCCAAAAATCCAAAATTTAGTCAACAACAATCAGATGTTCTTGTTGAATGCGGAAAATACTCATTCCACATTCCTCCGTCTAAACAAGATTTCCAAACATTACCCCATCTCGGAAAACTTAATCATTTAGTGCGTAATCCAAAAACTCGACTTTCACTTAATGAAGCCAAGAAAATGTTGGAATTGTATACTTGTTTAAAAGAAGACAAGCATCATCATACAAAAAATAAGCACCGTCAGCCGCAGAAGCCTGTCTTCAAAAGACTTGGCGAAAGCTATTTTTAA
- a CDS encoding L,D-transpeptidase family protein yields the protein MMIHIVKNGETLSSISKNYRRSISQLLAANPQLVPPFLIYPGQRLQIPGLPDPQSIEYQIIVSLNNRTLTLLKNGIPFKTYPVGIGKILTKTPIGDYVIVNRQPHPGGPYGAMWLSLSRAGYGIHGTNNPASIGKMVSKGCIRMYNKDVLQLAKFVPNGTRVMIQP from the coding sequence ATGATGATTCATATCGTTAAAAATGGAGAAACTCTTTCATCTATATCTAAAAACTACAGACGAAGTATTTCTCAATTATTAGCAGCTAATCCTCAGTTAGTACCGCCTTTTTTAATTTATCCTGGACAAAGATTGCAAATACCCGGGTTACCAGATCCACAATCTATTGAATATCAAATAATTGTTTCTTTAAATAATCGAACGTTAACGTTATTGAAAAATGGAATTCCGTTTAAAACGTACCCTGTCGGAATTGGGAAAATACTTACAAAAACACCTATTGGTGATTACGTTATCGTCAATCGACAGCCTCATCCTGGTGGTCCGTATGGAGCTATGTGGTTATCGTTATCAAGAGCAGGTTATGGAATACATGGAACAAATAACCCTGCCTCGATCGGTAAAATGGTTTCAAAAGGCTGTATTCGAATGTACAACAAAGATGTACTTCAGCTTGCAAAGTTTGTGCCGAATGGAACAAGAGTCATGATTCAACCTTAA
- a CDS encoding metallophosphoesterase yields MVLKKKKKRISRRSFIKRTLSTIFTVFAVGSGSYFYAHSIEPKLLNISKYTIRHEKIPASFNGFKKIQFSDTHLGFQYTLAQLEKLILKINQHEPDIIFFSGDLIDDPKNYPEAGKLTSILKNLKAPFGKFAVYGNHDHGGYGTNLYEQIMTNAGFHLLLNEAAPVELLDKSQIYIVGIDDAMLGKPDIKTSLKNVPADGYKILLSHAPDLADDAQTFNIHLQLSGHSHGGQIQIPFLGALVKPPFAEKYVEGMYKITGDEPLTLYVNRGLGTTRLPFRFLSRPELSIFTLSSS; encoded by the coding sequence TTGGTTTTAAAAAAAAAAAAAAAACGTATTTCCCGAAGATCATTTATTAAAAGAACACTAAGTACTATTTTTACAGTATTCGCTGTTGGCTCAGGCAGTTATTTTTATGCACATTCTATTGAACCAAAACTATTAAATATTTCAAAGTATACGATTCGTCACGAAAAGATTCCCGCAAGCTTTAATGGGTTTAAAAAAATTCAATTTAGTGATACTCACCTTGGTTTTCAATATACCCTTGCTCAGCTTGAAAAGTTAATCTTAAAAATTAATCAGCATGAGCCCGATATTATTTTTTTTTCAGGTGATTTAATCGATGACCCTAAAAACTACCCAGAAGCTGGTAAGCTTACTTCGATTTTAAAAAATTTAAAAGCTCCTTTTGGTAAATTTGCTGTTTATGGAAACCATGATCATGGAGGATACGGCACAAACCTTTACGAACAAATTATGACCAATGCAGGATTTCATCTTCTTTTAAATGAGGCAGCCCCCGTTGAACTATTAGATAAAAGTCAGATTTATATTGTAGGTATTGATGATGCAATGTTGGGGAAGCCGGATATTAAAACATCTTTAAAAAACGTGCCTGCTGACGGCTATAAAATCCTTCTTTCCCATGCCCCAGATCTAGCTGACGATGCGCAAACTTTTAACATTCATCTTCAGCTTAGCGGACATAGTCATGGCGGACAAATACAAATTCCCTTTTTAGGTGCACTCGTTAAACCACCTTTTGCCGAAAAGTATGTTGAAGGTATGTACAAGATTACTGGAGACGAACCGCTAACTTTATATGTCAATCGAGGATTAGGAACGACTCGTCTCCCTTTTCGTTTCTTATCACGCCCAGAACTATCCATTTTTACGCTTTCATCATCCTAA
- the fadH gene encoding 2,4-dienoyl-CoA reductase, with amino-acid sequence MKNKVVIVTGGSSGMGKHMAKRFASAGAKVVITGRTMEKLEEAKKEIEQNPGQVLTCQMDVRNIDDVKRMISETTEQFKTIDYLVNNAAGNFLCPAKKLSVNGWNVVIDIVLNGTFYCSSEVGKYWIEKGIKGSIINMVATYAWNAGAGVIHSAAAKAGVLSMTRTLAVEWGRRYGIRVNAIAPGPIERTGGADRLWESEEAGKRTINSVPLGRLGTPEEIAELAFFLFSNHAAYINGECITMDGGQWLNQFPF; translated from the coding sequence TTGAAAAATAAAGTTGTTATAGTAACAGGCGGTTCTAGTGGAATGGGGAAACATATGGCGAAACGTTTTGCCAGTGCGGGAGCAAAAGTAGTTATTACAGGCAGGACGATGGAGAAACTAGAAGAGGCGAAAAAGGAAATTGAGCAAAATCCGGGACAAGTGTTAACTTGTCAAATGGATGTTAGAAATATTGATGATGTTAAAAGAATGATTAGCGAAACAACGGAACAATTTAAAACGATTGATTACCTCGTTAATAACGCTGCTGGAAACTTCTTATGTCCTGCAAAAAAATTAAGTGTTAATGGTTGGAATGTAGTCATAGACATTGTTTTAAACGGCACTTTTTATTGCAGCAGTGAAGTAGGGAAATATTGGATTGAAAAGGGGATTAAAGGAAGTATTATTAATATGGTAGCAACATATGCGTGGAATGCTGGTGCAGGTGTTATTCACTCTGCTGCTGCAAAAGCTGGTGTACTTTCAATGACACGTACATTGGCAGTGGAATGGGGCAGACGTTATGGAATCCGTGTAAATGCAATTGCACCAGGACCGATTGAAAGAACTGGAGGCGCAGATCGATTATGGGAATCGGAGGAAGCAGGAAAAAGAACCATTAACAGTGTACCATTAGGAAGACTTGGTACTCCTGAAGAAATTGCTGAGCTTGCATTTTTCTTATTTTCTAATCATGCTGCATATATAAATGGTGAATGCATTACAATGGACGGAGGGCAATGGTTAAATCAATTCCCGTTTTAA
- a CDS encoding C39 family peptidase, producing the protein MKKILSVLIALPLLGCAGTKETKSFRMENETPLPAAYKSGDNRQNQSAVQKIEQQKTTEQDQKKEKIILDVPLIKQNPELKYGCEVTSTAMVLQYSGVNTNKMELYEKVKKDPDPIKRAPSGDILEWGNPAEGYVGDMTGKTAGYAVFDKPIVDLINQYLPNKAVNLTNKDFEEVLAHVSKGYPVVIWTTGDYRLPDRWEAWKHGNETIETPLDLHVVVLVGYDQNYVYLNDPLSGKKQAKVNKEQFISSWKALKQRAVSYK; encoded by the coding sequence ATGAAAAAAATTCTCTCTGTTTTAATTGCCCTTCCGTTGTTAGGTTGTGCTGGCACGAAAGAAACAAAAAGTTTTCGGATGGAAAACGAAACTCCTTTACCAGCAGCTTATAAATCAGGAGACAATAGGCAAAATCAATCAGCTGTTCAAAAAATTGAGCAACAAAAGACAACAGAACAAGATCAGAAAAAGGAAAAAATTATTCTAGATGTCCCGCTAATAAAGCAAAATCCCGAACTAAAATATGGCTGTGAAGTAACAAGTACAGCAATGGTTCTTCAATATAGCGGAGTTAATACAAATAAAATGGAACTTTATGAAAAGGTAAAAAAAGACCCAGACCCTATTAAAAGAGCACCAAGCGGAGACATATTAGAGTGGGGAAACCCAGCTGAAGGCTATGTTGGGGATATGACCGGGAAAACAGCAGGTTATGCAGTGTTTGATAAGCCTATTGTAGATTTAATTAATCAATACTTGCCAAATAAAGCAGTTAATTTAACGAATAAAGACTTTGAAGAAGTGCTTGCACACGTATCTAAAGGCTATCCTGTTGTCATTTGGACAACAGGCGATTATCGACTTCCAGACCGATGGGAAGCATGGAAACATGGAAATGAAACAATTGAAACCCCATTAGATCTTCATGTAGTTGTGTTAGTTGGATACGATCAAAATTACGTTTATTTAAATGACCCTCTCTCTGGAAAAAAACAAGCAAAAGTAAATAAAGAACAATTTATTTCCTCATGGAAAGCATTAAAGCAAAGAGCAGTCAGTTATAAATAA
- a CDS encoding MBL fold metallo-hydrolase, with translation MKMKERTGTYVLAEENLTIIETSASPSIPFIIDGLKKLNFSLSDIKYIIVTHIHLDHAGGAGLLLEQCPNATVVVHPKGARHLINPAKLIKGAKAVYGEQFDELFHPILPIPENKILIMDDKDELHIGKECTLTFYHTPGHAYHHFSIYHSVVNGMFTGDTAGVRYPELYKDGVELYLPSTSPNQFNPEETLESIKLYESMKLDYIFFGHYGMSATPAKVYQQIHTWLPIFLNEAEEAYQQSTLMSEQIKATKERLSIKVTEHLQSLGIGLNHPVYNILALDISVCSMGLIDYLQKKYEAVKHL, from the coding sequence ATGAAAATGAAAGAAAGAACCGGAACTTATGTGCTTGCAGAAGAGAATTTAACGATTATAGAAACTTCAGCAAGCCCTTCGATTCCATTTATTATTGACGGATTAAAAAAGTTGAATTTTTCATTATCTGATATTAAATATATTATTGTCACTCATATTCATCTTGATCATGCTGGGGGCGCAGGGCTGCTTCTCGAACAATGTCCCAACGCTACCGTTGTTGTCCACCCGAAAGGAGCCCGACACTTAATAAACCCTGCAAAGCTTATAAAAGGCGCTAAGGCTGTATACGGGGAACAGTTTGATGAGTTATTTCATCCGATTTTACCAATTCCTGAAAATAAAATTTTAATAATGGATGATAAAGATGAGCTACACATTGGCAAAGAGTGTACGTTAACTTTTTACCACACACCCGGCCATGCATATCATCATTTTAGTATTTATCATTCTGTTGTAAACGGAATGTTTACTGGCGATACAGCAGGTGTTCGCTATCCCGAACTATATAAAGATGGCGTTGAATTATACTTGCCTTCAACATCACCTAACCAGTTTAATCCGGAAGAAACACTTGAATCGATTAAACTTTATGAATCAATGAAGCTCGATTACATTTTTTTTGGACATTATGGGATGTCAGCAACCCCAGCCAAAGTCTATCAGCAAATTCATACATGGCTACCGATATTTTTAAATGAAGCAGAAGAAGCATATCAACAATCGACTTTAATGAGTGAACAAATAAAAGCAACGAAAGAACGGTTATCCATAAAAGTCACTGAACATTTACAATCATTAGGAATAGGCTTAAACCACCCAGTTTACAATATTCTTGCACTAGATATTAGTGTCTGCTCAATGGGATTGATTGATTATTTACAAAAGAAATATGAAGCAGTGAAGCATCTTTAA
- a CDS encoding YkuJ family protein, producing the protein MSQLQGILTRLKSLQEQASGGEAAQRFFEVNGERKCQVTYHPKTKTYELEVFNMKEKSKKYQFDNIDMITIEIFDLIQ; encoded by the coding sequence ATGTCACAACTTCAAGGAATTTTAACGAGATTAAAAAGCCTTCAGGAACAGGCAAGTGGGGGTGAAGCAGCTCAACGTTTTTTTGAGGTAAATGGAGAGCGTAAGTGCCAAGTAACCTATCACCCTAAAACGAAGACATATGAATTAGAAGTGTTTAATATGAAAGAGAAGTCGAAAAAATATCAATTTGATAATATTGATATGATTACGATCGAAATATTTGATTTAATTCAGTGA
- the cbpB gene encoding cyclic-di-AMP-binding protein CbpB has product MISLYSGEFIENNLKDLMISSERVAHVQIGNSLEHALLVLTKSGYTAIPVLDPHYKLHGLISTPIIMEAILGLERIEFEKLEEKRVEEVMNRTVPRLKINATMNAYLELLVDHPFLCVEDENGYFEGILTRRAVLKQLNQYVHKLNRYTKAPK; this is encoded by the coding sequence ATGATCAGTCTGTACAGTGGGGAGTTTATTGAAAATAACCTGAAAGATTTGATGATTTCATCAGAACGAGTTGCACACGTGCAAATTGGAAATAGCTTAGAACATGCTTTACTTGTTTTAACAAAGAGCGGATACACTGCTATCCCTGTTTTAGATCCACACTATAAATTACACGGTTTAATTAGTACACCCATTATCATGGAGGCAATTCTTGGACTAGAAAGAATTGAATTTGAAAAGTTAGAAGAAAAACGAGTTGAGGAGGTCATGAACCGTACAGTACCACGTTTGAAAATTAATGCAACAATGAATGCCTACTTAGAGCTTCTTGTTGATCATCCTTTTTTATGTGTTGAAGATGAAAACGGGTATTTTGAAGGGATTTTAACAAGACGGGCTGTTTTAAAACAATTGAATCAGTATGTGCACAAGTTGAATAGATACACCAAGGCTCCCAAGTAG
- a CDS encoding peroxiredoxin, which produces MPERMVGKQAPRFEMDAVMPNKEFGKVSLEENMKNGKWTVLFFYPMDFTFVCPTEITALSDRYDEFEDLDAEVIGVSTDTIHTHLAWIKTDRKENGLGDLKYPLAADTNHVVSRDYGVLIEEDGVALRGLYIINPEGELMYSVVNHNNIGRDVDETLRVLQALQTGGLCPANWRPGQETLKV; this is translated from the coding sequence ATGCCAGAACGCATGGTAGGAAAGCAAGCACCTCGTTTTGAAATGGATGCAGTAATGCCAAATAAAGAATTTGGGAAAGTAAGTCTTGAAGAAAATATGAAAAACGGCAAATGGACTGTTTTGTTCTTTTATCCGATGGACTTTACATTCGTATGCCCGACTGAAATCACTGCACTTTCAGACCGTTATGATGAATTTGAAGATCTAGATGCTGAAGTAATCGGTGTTTCAACTGACACAATTCATACACACTTAGCATGGATTAAAACTGACCGTAAAGAAAACGGTTTAGGTGATCTTAAGTATCCACTTGCTGCAGATACAAATCATGTCGTATCACGCGATTATGGTGTGCTTATTGAAGAAGATGGAGTTGCACTTCGTGGTTTATATATTATTAACCCTGAAGGAGAGTTAATGTACTCTGTTGTTAACCATAACAATATTGGCCGTGATGTTGACGAAACATTACGTGTTCTTCAAGCTCTTCAAACTGGTGGACTTTGTCCTGCAAACTGGAGACCAGGTCAAGAAACTCTTAAAGTTTAA
- a CDS encoding redoxin domain-containing protein, giving the protein MKLREPMPELTGAVAWLNGEVTREQLVGEKPTLIHFWSVSCHLCKEAMPHVNNFRDQYKDKLNVVAVHMPRSENDLDLDEIKKIADEHEITQPIFIDSELKLNDAFENQYVPAYYVFDKEGKLRHFQAGGSGMKMLEKRVNRVLDEMEKSE; this is encoded by the coding sequence ATGAAATTACGTGAACCAATGCCAGAATTAACTGGTGCTGTTGCATGGCTTAATGGAGAAGTGACCAGAGAACAGCTAGTAGGTGAAAAACCAACGTTGATACATTTTTGGTCAGTTAGCTGCCATTTATGTAAAGAAGCAATGCCTCATGTGAACAATTTTCGTGATCAATATAAAGACAAATTAAACGTTGTTGCTGTTCATATGCCGCGCTCGGAAAATGATCTTGATCTTGATGAAATAAAGAAGATCGCTGATGAACATGAGATTACACAACCTATTTTCATTGATAGCGAGTTAAAGCTGAATGATGCATTCGAGAATCAATATGTGCCAGCCTATTATGTATTTGATAAAGAAGGAAAATTGCGTCATTTCCAAGCAGGCGGAAGTGGCATGAAGATGCTTGAAAAACGTGTGAATCGAGTACTAGATGAAATGGAGAAAAGTGAATAA
- a CDS encoding potassium channel family protein, which produces MKKEFAVIGLGRFGGSICRSLTELGMEVMAIDNNEERVNEFSMIATHAVVGNTTDETVLKSLGIRNFEHVIVAIGDDIQASILTTLILKELGVKHITVKAQNDYHEKVLRKIGADHVVHPERDMGRRIAQNIVSNNVLDYLELSDEHSIVEIVASEKIIGKSIVDLDIRAKFGVNIVAIKRNKDIIVSPIANEVIHANDILIVIGADSDINRFEKKLIDL; this is translated from the coding sequence TTGAAGAAGGAGTTTGCTGTAATTGGATTGGGGCGGTTTGGAGGTAGTATTTGTCGCTCTTTAACTGAGTTAGGAATGGAAGTAATGGCGATAGACAATAACGAAGAACGAGTCAATGAGTTTTCTATGATTGCTACCCATGCGGTTGTAGGAAATACAACTGATGAAACAGTGCTGAAAAGTCTTGGTATTAGAAATTTTGAACATGTAATAGTTGCAATAGGGGATGATATCCAAGCAAGCATTTTAACAACACTGATATTAAAAGAGTTGGGCGTTAAACATATAACCGTAAAGGCACAAAATGATTATCATGAAAAAGTATTGCGAAAAATTGGTGCGGATCACGTCGTTCATCCTGAACGAGATATGGGGAGACGAATTGCACAAAACATCGTTTCAAATAATGTATTAGATTATTTAGAGCTCTCAGATGAACATAGCATAGTTGAGATTGTAGCAAGTGAAAAAATTATCGGAAAGTCTATCGTTGATCTTGATATCCGGGCTAAGTTTGGTGTAAATATTGTTGCAATCAAGCGTAATAAAGATATTATCGTTTCACCTATCGCTAACGAGGTTATTCATGCTAATGATATTTTAATTGTTATCGGAGCAGATTCTGATATCAATCGATTTGAGAAAAAGTTAATTGATCTATAG